TGTTTAGAAAATTTAATATATTTGTAATGCTTATGTCATAATTGATGGTTTATTGCCTCCTAAAACAAGTGAAAAAAGGGAGGTAAACAAATGAGAAGGTTTGATGCTGATTTTAAGGACAAAGTGGCTTTAGAAACAATAAGAGGTGAGAAATCAGTTGAAGAGATTGCTAGGTATTACCAAGTTTGTCCTGGCAGGATCAGTAATTGGAGGAAAAAAACTTTGGAGGAAAT
The sequence above is a segment of the Desulfovulcanus ferrireducens genome. Coding sequences within it:
- a CDS encoding transposase, with the translated sequence MRRFDADFKDKVALETIRGEKSVEEIARYYQVCPGRISNWRKKTLEEIPTLFSDGNRSQQRTMERNKFAALNREVQLYRYRLTLYR